The Verrucomicrobiota bacterium genomic interval CGTTCCGCCACGAGAAACTGCGCGCTTCGATCCGCGCGGTTGCCGAACGGAACAAGAATCTGGAAGCGTACGTCCACGCCATTCGCCGCCTGGCAGAACAACGCGGCTTGCCCTGGGCCGATCTGTTTCAACTGCAGAATCCGGAGTCCACTTCGGACGGCTCCGCCCAATTGACGAGCGACGGCATGCATCCTTCCGCTTACGGGTACTGGCGCATGGCTTACGAGGCCGAGCGCGGCCTTGGACTGTCCCAGCCGGAGTGGACCGTCGAAATCGACGCGCGCGGCCGCAGCTACCAGGCCAGGGGAACGCAACTCACCGATTTCCAGGTGTCCACCTCCACGGTGGGCTTCAAGTCGGTGGACGAACTGTTGCCCGGCCCGGTTTTTCGGAGGAGCGACGGCAGCTTCTCCGTTCCGGGATCGCGTACCTTGCGCATCTCCGGTCTGTTGCCAGGGCGCTACTTGCTCCGAATCGACGGCGTGCCGCTCTACGAACTGAGCCATACTTTTTGGGAACGCGGTCGCGTCTTGCCCCACGGCCCCGAAATCAAACAAACCGATGCGCTCCGGGACTTGATCGTCCAGAAGAACAGCACGTTCTTCAATTACTGGCGTCCCCAGAATTGGGCCTTCCTGAACGGCGATCTGACCAGTCAACCGAGCAGTCATCAGCACGATAACTTCGGCGTCCGCTGGTTCCCGGGCGAACTGCAAACCTTCGTCCCGTTGCTCGCGAAACAGGAAACTCAGATCGACCAGCTCGCGCGACCAAGTTCCCACGTCTATGAATTGCGGCGCATCGAGTAAGAATGTAGGGCAGACATCCTGTCTGCCGGTTGACGGAGCATCCTTGCTCCGTTGTTCGCGAGGCATGATGCCTCGCGAACGGGCAGGCTGGAAGCCTGCCCTACGTTTACTCCGATTACCCTCCACGCTCACGTTGTCGTTGGTTAGCTCCGCGTTCTGCGCGCCCGCCCAACAAACCTTCGATTCCCCCGAACACGAGTTGAGCACGTTGCGCGTCGCGGACGGGTATCAGGTCAATCTCTTCGCCGCTGAACCCGCCGTCGTGAAGCCGATTCAAATGCAGTTCGACGCGCACGGCCGCCTCTGGGTCCTCTGCACGACGGCTTATCCGCAAATCAAGCCCGGCGAGAAACCCGCTGACCGCATCGTCGTGCTGGAGGACACCAACGGCGACGGGAAAGCCGACAAAGGCACGGAGTTCGCCACCGGCCTGATGATCCCGACTGGCCTCGCCCTGGGGGACGGCGGCGCTTACGTCGGCCTGGGCACGGAACTGATTCATCTGAAGGACACGGATGGCGATGGTCACGCTGACCAAACCCGCGTCGTCCTTTCCGGATTCGGGACCGGCGATTCCCATCAGAACATCAATTCGTTCACCTGGAGCCCCGGCGGCGAGTTGTTCTTTTGCCAGGGGCACAATATCTATTCCCGGATCGAGACTGCCGAGGGCATCAAACGCCTGGACCGCGCCGGCGTCTGGCGCTTCCGTCCCGCCTCGTTGGAACTGGAAAGTTCTTTCCACGAGAGCAACGGGCCGCTCAATCCCTGGGGCATTGCGTTCGATGATTGGGGCCAGCCGATCGTGGTGGACGGATGTTG includes:
- a CDS encoding SGNH/GDSL hydrolase family protein, yielding MGQSGKCQRGEMAKSQHPSRNSDQTGESFDFSDGTSFLQAMSVVWNLATLGMGLTFSSFVMSSGAVPQAGTNQPPRAGQTNLTSRTPAFPLLTNDCVAFIGGTTTVGDAKHAFLETLLTRRYPGHRLRFRNLGWEADTVFQQERPLNFPGLTESLKAQRATVVFANFGLMESSRGAEGLPEFARAYRTLLDQLTNLTPRIVLLTPFRHEKLRASIRAVAERNKNLEAYVHAIRRLAEQRGLPWADLFQLQNPESTSDGSAQLTSDGMHPSAYGYWRMAYEAERGLGLSQPEWTVEIDARGRSYQARGTQLTDFQVSTSTVGFKSVDELLPGPVFRRSDGSFSVPGSRTLRISGLLPGRYLLRIDGVPLYELSHTFWERGRVLPHGPEIKQTDALRDLIVQKNSTFFNYWRPQNWAFLNGDLTSQPSSHQHDNFGVRWFPGELQTFVPLLAKQETQIDQLARPSSHVYELRRIE